The following proteins come from a genomic window of Canis aureus isolate CA01 chromosome 3, VMU_Caureus_v.1.0, whole genome shotgun sequence:
- the LOC144305281 gene encoding large ribosomal subunit protein eL37-like: protein MTKGTSSFGKRRNKRYTLCHRCGSKAYHLQKSTCGKCGYPAKRKRKYNWSVKAKRRNTTGTGRMRHLKIVYRRFRHGFCEGATPKSKRTAVAVSSSS, encoded by the coding sequence ATGACAAAGGGGACGTCATCGTTCGGAAAGCGTCGCAATAAGAGGTACACGTTGTGCCACCGCTGTGGCTCTAAGGCCTACCACCTTCAGAAGTCCACCTGCGGCAAGTGTGGCTACCCTGCCAAGCGGAAGAGAAAGTATAACTGGAGTGTCAAGGCTAAAAGACGGAATACCACTGGGACCGGTAGAATGAGGCACCTAAAAATTGTATACCGCAGATTCAGGCATGGATTCTGTGAAGGAGCGACACCTAAGTCCAAGAGGACAGCTGTTGCAGTATCCAGTTCATCTTAA